The Bacillus sp. DX3.1 genome has a segment encoding these proteins:
- a CDS encoding type IA DNA topoisomerase, whose translation MRKTLFIAEKPKVAYELLKSPRFRNSEKHMGSKPYYGYFENQEYIISWCSGHLLELKHPEEMDEKYKEFKFEHLPILVEPEYKVKPDYIEQINTLVDLLQRHDVDHVVNACDCDKEGELIYREMYEYAGVNKRQSRLFLASYEPAELEAGLNRLEPGENYDGLANSAKARQYLDYLLGINVTRGCTTKLAKNQFLLATGRVQMCLLHEIWQREVAIENYREQTYYNLKLITDSGLEAVMKTEDQLLDPAPLQKLGAKLVGTELRVTEFKENTRKKKPKLLYNLTDLYKEAHSKLKVSAETAKKHIQSLYEEGWISYPRSSSRHLPTEKVGRVQEVFQALQSTNYADLVRLVDTHTITEKHATFNDELVDSHFAIIPTTKPYNGTNRKPLEIQLYDLIVKRFIGNFMPPAVYLVREVQFIDQEENIYSAKEKVLQEKGFLSVFHEDMEEGSVESFQIPFLYEGDTFSIVKHDLIQSKTKKPAFHTESSILTFMETAGRKLDDDHLKELMKGKRIGTVATEETFIPKLATRNYITVTNGQIRTTKIGRAFVEKFPIDEIKNPAYTAEMEGMIHMIEKKEMPYGEFVENTNTFVKETVAKLGETEEKVADEMILNWSQQIEVCRCPCRKGKILHKGNFYGCSNYPECEIRMPKKIKEKAIPEAQVKKLFESKKTDLLKGFKSGEKEFSAYLVLREGKIQFQFPTTEELSLGKCPACKKGDILHRKTFFGCTEYKNGCKFMLPAKIKEKAIPTSQLKKILKGQCSDFIQGFKGEKGEFTAALYLDKEGLKFRFPTMEDRTLGKCPICKSRVIVGKTNYLCEQYKKTCEFIVPGVVSGKKISSNNVIKLLEKNMTDQIKGFESKNTGKKFDARLSYSTQEKRLKFLFGK comes from the coding sequence ATGAGAAAAACATTATTTATTGCAGAAAAGCCGAAAGTTGCATACGAATTATTGAAATCACCACGTTTCCGAAATTCAGAAAAGCATATGGGTAGTAAACCGTATTATGGGTATTTTGAAAACCAGGAATATATTATTAGTTGGTGTTCGGGTCATTTATTAGAGCTGAAGCATCCAGAAGAAATGGATGAAAAATACAAAGAATTTAAGTTTGAACATTTACCTATATTAGTAGAACCAGAGTATAAGGTGAAACCGGATTATATCGAACAAATCAATACTTTAGTAGATCTGTTGCAACGACATGATGTGGATCATGTGGTCAATGCCTGTGATTGTGATAAAGAAGGTGAGCTTATTTATCGCGAAATGTATGAGTACGCAGGCGTAAATAAACGCCAATCTCGCCTGTTTCTCGCTTCTTACGAACCGGCAGAGTTAGAGGCTGGATTGAATCGATTAGAACCAGGGGAAAACTATGATGGACTTGCAAACTCCGCAAAAGCTAGGCAATACCTGGACTATCTTCTTGGAATCAATGTAACGAGAGGATGCACAACAAAACTTGCTAAAAATCAGTTCTTATTGGCAACGGGGCGTGTGCAAATGTGCCTGTTACATGAGATTTGGCAACGTGAGGTAGCGATAGAGAATTATAGAGAGCAAACCTACTATAATTTGAAGCTCATCACAGACAGTGGCTTAGAGGCAGTTATGAAGACAGAAGACCAGTTATTAGATCCGGCTCCTTTGCAAAAGCTTGGTGCAAAATTAGTTGGTACGGAATTAAGAGTAACAGAGTTTAAAGAGAATACGAGAAAGAAGAAACCAAAATTATTATATAACCTGACGGATCTGTATAAAGAGGCGCATTCGAAATTAAAAGTGAGTGCAGAAACCGCAAAAAAACATATTCAGAGTTTATATGAAGAAGGTTGGATTTCCTATCCTCGTTCATCGTCCAGGCATTTGCCAACGGAAAAGGTAGGCAGAGTACAAGAAGTATTCCAAGCCTTGCAGTCTACCAATTATGCGGATTTGGTGCGACTTGTAGATACGCATACGATTACAGAAAAACATGCCACTTTTAACGATGAACTTGTAGATAGTCACTTTGCCATCATCCCGACAACAAAACCATATAACGGGACCAACAGAAAACCATTAGAAATTCAATTATATGACCTTATAGTGAAACGATTTATTGGAAACTTTATGCCACCGGCTGTTTATTTGGTACGTGAGGTACAGTTTATAGATCAAGAGGAAAACATATATAGTGCAAAAGAGAAGGTTCTTCAAGAGAAGGGATTTTTAAGCGTATTTCATGAGGACATGGAAGAAGGTTCTGTGGAAAGCTTTCAAATCCCTTTTTTATATGAGGGGGACACATTCAGTATCGTAAAACATGACTTAATTCAGTCGAAAACAAAGAAACCAGCATTTCATACGGAAAGCTCGATTCTAACGTTTATGGAGACCGCAGGTCGTAAATTAGATGATGACCATTTAAAAGAGTTAATGAAAGGAAAACGGATTGGAACAGTCGCAACAGAAGAGACCTTTATTCCAAAACTCGCAACGAGAAATTACATCACAGTTACCAATGGCCAAATTCGTACTACGAAAATTGGTCGTGCATTTGTAGAAAAATTTCCGATAGATGAAATCAAAAATCCAGCTTATACGGCTGAAATGGAAGGGATGATTCATATGATCGAAAAGAAAGAAATGCCATATGGTGAATTTGTGGAAAATACGAATACATTTGTAAAAGAAACAGTTGCAAAGCTTGGAGAAACAGAAGAAAAAGTAGCGGATGAAATGATTTTGAATTGGAGTCAACAAATTGAAGTATGTCGTTGCCCGTGCAGAAAGGGGAAAATTCTTCATAAAGGAAACTTTTATGGGTGCAGTAACTATCCAGAATGTGAGATCCGCATGCCAAAGAAAATTAAAGAGAAAGCCATTCCTGAAGCACAAGTAAAAAAGCTGTTTGAAAGTAAGAAAACGGATCTGTTAAAAGGCTTTAAATCTGGTGAGAAAGAGTTTTCAGCGTATTTAGTATTACGAGAAGGCAAAATACAATTCCAGTTTCCAACGACAGAAGAGCTATCTCTTGGTAAGTGTCCGGCATGTAAAAAAGGGGACATTCTTCACCGAAAAACATTTTTCGGGTGCACAGAATATAAAAATGGTTGTAAGTTCATGTTGCCAGCAAAAATTAAAGAAAAAGCCATTCCTACTTCCCAACTCAAGAAGATTCTGAAGGGGCAATGTTCAGACTTCATTCAAGGATTTAAAGGAGAAAAGGGTGAATTTACAGCAGCACTCTATTTGGATAAGGAGGGTTTAAAGTTTCGTTTTCCAACGATGGAAGATCGTACACTAGGGAAATGTCCTATTTGCAAGAGCCGAGTCATTGTAGGAAAAACGAACTACTTATGTGAACAATATAAAAAGACTTGTGAATTTATCGTTCCAGGAGTCGTGTCTGGAAAGAAAATTAGTAGTAACAATGTGATCAAATTATTAGAAAAGAATATGACCGATCAAATTAAAGGATTTGAGTCCAAAAATACAGGAAAGAAATTTGACGCTCGGTTATCCTACAGTACACAAGAAAAACGATTAAAATTCTTATTTGGAAAATAA
- a CDS encoding DUF3991 and toprim domain-containing protein, producing the protein MTYRLAEEEVMKAKDVDLLSYLEAKGEKFQKEGNYHRHTEHDSLIIRDNMFVWNSRGEKGYGAISFARMYYGMSFQEAVRDVNHGDYPTFTPSKEGEKKQDEPFRYPGHLEVKDKQAIKQYLTQERKIDSRLVNWLIGQDLIAQDKKKNVVFKWREQGGTGDIVGAERQGTVKMENKRGSFKQILPNGKPHTGFTVDVGKPTSIYYFESPIDLLSYWTLQQNRLQNARLVSMNGLKMKTVLRTFKGAKDEGLPVNRIVLAVDNDKAGKEFTAKMGALTITPRVQMHLPPQEKDWNDVLKAVIQSTEKQQQSHIQPQVQQKKQAVQIQKKEMERSV; encoded by the coding sequence ATGACATATCGACTAGCAGAGGAGGAAGTCATGAAAGCAAAAGATGTGGATTTGTTGTCGTACTTAGAGGCTAAAGGGGAGAAATTTCAAAAAGAGGGCAACTATCACCGGCATACGGAGCATGATAGCCTGATTATTCGAGATAATATGTTTGTATGGAATAGCCGAGGAGAGAAAGGATATGGAGCCATTAGTTTCGCAAGAATGTACTATGGTATGTCTTTTCAAGAAGCTGTCCGTGATGTGAATCATGGTGATTATCCGACCTTTACACCTTCTAAGGAAGGAGAGAAGAAACAAGATGAGCCATTTCGTTATCCAGGGCATTTAGAAGTTAAGGATAAACAAGCGATTAAGCAATATTTAACCCAGGAACGTAAAATCGATTCCCGTTTAGTGAATTGGCTGATTGGGCAGGATCTCATTGCACAAGATAAAAAGAAGAATGTTGTGTTTAAGTGGCGGGAACAAGGTGGAACAGGAGATATAGTAGGTGCAGAACGACAAGGTACGGTCAAAATGGAGAATAAGCGAGGCTCTTTCAAACAAATCTTACCGAATGGAAAACCGCATACAGGATTTACAGTGGATGTTGGGAAACCAACATCCATTTATTATTTTGAGAGTCCGATTGACCTTCTTTCGTATTGGACGTTACAGCAAAACCGTCTTCAAAATGCAAGGTTAGTCAGTATGAATGGTCTGAAAATGAAGACGGTTCTACGTACATTTAAAGGAGCAAAAGATGAAGGACTTCCCGTGAATCGAATTGTCCTCGCAGTAGATAATGATAAAGCAGGGAAAGAATTTACGGCAAAGATGGGGGCTTTAACGATTACACCACGTGTCCAAATGCATCTTCCACCACAGGAGAAAGATTGGAATGATGTACTGAAAGCAGTCATACAATCAACAGAAAAACAGCAACAGTCTCATATACAACCGCAGGTACAGCAAAAGAAACAAGCGGTACAAATACAGAAAAAGGAGATGGAACGAAGTGTCTAA
- a CDS encoding restriction endonuclease has product MSNTLAMPGILQLFLYGIGLYIIFHILKWSFGKIHEIRILKRMAKSGIQFIDKMDGFQFEVYLKALFRELGYRPEVTKRSCDYGVDVILKGKNRIVIQAKRYGIKNRVGIRAVQEVYAGKAYYKADEAWIVTNSVFTKQAEELARVCQVKLIDRLELQNLIHKVNPEQKAEYVYQQVDPAERRCPVCKNQLVIRYSKKNDNKFFGCSHFPSCTHTEAVNK; this is encoded by the coding sequence GTGTCTAATACATTAGCGATGCCAGGAATACTACAGCTTTTTTTGTATGGAATAGGTCTATATATTATCTTTCATATCTTAAAATGGAGTTTTGGAAAAATACATGAAATTCGAATCTTGAAGAGGATGGCAAAGTCGGGGATCCAGTTCATTGATAAAATGGATGGGTTTCAATTTGAAGTGTATCTAAAGGCTCTCTTTCGAGAACTTGGATACCGTCCAGAGGTTACAAAGCGTTCTTGTGACTACGGCGTGGACGTCATATTAAAAGGGAAAAATCGTATTGTTATTCAGGCGAAACGATATGGAATAAAGAACCGAGTTGGGATTCGAGCTGTGCAAGAAGTATATGCCGGAAAAGCATACTATAAGGCTGATGAGGCGTGGATCGTAACCAATAGTGTATTTACAAAACAAGCGGAAGAACTAGCAAGAGTATGCCAGGTTAAACTCATAGATCGATTAGAACTTCAAAACTTGATTCATAAAGTAAATCCAGAACAAAAAGCAGAATATGTGTATCAGCAAGTAGATCCGGCAGAACGGAGATGTCCAGTTTGTAAAAATCAATTAGTAATTCGATATTCAAAGAAAAATGATAATAAGTTTTTTGGTTGCTCTCACTTTCCATCTTGTACACATACGGAAGCAGTCAATAAATGA
- a CDS encoding DNA-binding protein, producing the protein MKEIEKYMTPSEASFLWGIPRETLKHKFSPSGMNEKQVAELQRMLDEGLIKYFLQPGGKRKEWIISRQAMYEWFGEPKK; encoded by the coding sequence ATGAAAGAGATCGAAAAGTACATGACGCCAAGTGAAGCATCATTTCTTTGGGGAATTCCTCGTGAGACATTAAAACATAAATTTAGTCCCTCAGGAATGAACGAAAAACAGGTAGCAGAATTACAACGCATGTTAGATGAAGGATTAATTAAGTATTTTTTACAGCCAGGAGGAAAGCGAAAAGAATGGATTATTAGCCGTCAAGCTATGTATGAATGGTTTGGTGAACCTAAAAAATAA
- the ssb gene encoding single-stranded DNA-binding protein: protein MSLNRIILVGRLTKNPDLRYTPNGVAVATFTLAVNRPFMNQGQREADFISVVIWRKQAENVANYLKKGSLAGVDGRLQTRNYEGQDGKRVYVTEVLAENVQFLEPKNSSYEKKEQPSSSPYAYSGVNNSGSPRNNDPFSSPAGKPIDISDDDLPF, encoded by the coding sequence ATGTCTTTAAATCGTATAATCTTAGTCGGTCGTCTTACGAAGAATCCCGATTTACGTTACACGCCAAATGGTGTTGCGGTTGCAACGTTTACGTTAGCTGTGAACAGACCGTTCATGAATCAGGGGCAAAGAGAAGCTGACTTTATTTCAGTGGTTATTTGGCGTAAACAGGCTGAGAATGTAGCAAACTATTTAAAGAAAGGTAGTTTAGCTGGGGTAGATGGTCGTCTTCAAACTCGTAATTATGAAGGGCAAGATGGGAAGCGTGTCTATGTAACTGAAGTTTTAGCAGAAAACGTTCAATTCTTAGAACCGAAAAATAGTTCCTATGAAAAAAAAGAGCAACCCTCTTCAAGTCCATATGCATATTCTGGTGTGAATAATTCAGGATCCCCTCGAAATAATGATCCATTCTCTAGTCCAGCAGGGAAGCCGATTGATATATCGGACGACGATCTACCATTCTAA
- a CDS encoding AbrB/MazE/SpoVT family DNA-binding domain-containing protein — protein MKSTGITRKVDELGRVVIPKELRDTLGFKEKTPLEIFVEGEKIVLQKYQPVGVCTITGEVSDKNISLAGGKITLSPAGAKLIMEELQKNLVK, from the coding sequence ATGAAATCAACAGGAATAACTCGAAAAGTAGATGAATTAGGGCGTGTGGTAATCCCAAAAGAACTTAGGGATACTTTAGGTTTCAAAGAAAAAACTCCACTAGAGATTTTTGTAGAGGGAGAAAAAATTGTTTTACAAAAGTATCAACCTGTTGGTGTTTGTACAATAACAGGAGAAGTATCTGATAAAAATATTTCTTTAGCAGGTGGAAAGATTACGCTAAGCCCAGCAGGTGCAAAGCTTATAATGGAGGAATTACAGAAGAATCTTGTAAAATAA
- a CDS encoding transposase gives MKNHIKVNGQIRQTNKKWSHLRQQQRERISNWLRREYTKFVQVNHRKPKKYEHDEILGEVMDRIEEREIWIPYGEVKRYYLSKIGKWFRKIESELESQTLNDKRQQELEKKESHYIFKEWCSHTWTDPGDG, from the coding sequence ATGAAAAATCATATAAAAGTTAATGGACAGATTCGTCAAACAAATAAAAAATGGTCGCATCTCAGACAACAACAAAGAGAGCGCATTTCTAATTGGCTTCGAAGGGAATATACAAAATTTGTACAAGTAAATCATAGAAAACCAAAAAAATACGAGCATGACGAGATTCTTGGTGAAGTAATGGATCGAATAGAGGAACGTGAAATTTGGATCCCATATGGGGAAGTAAAAAGATATTATTTAAGTAAAATCGGTAAATGGTTTAGAAAAATAGAAAGTGAATTGGAATCACAAACACTCAATGATAAAAGACAGCAGGAATTAGAAAAAAAGGAAAGTCACTATATTTTTAAAGAGTGGTGTTCGCATACCTGGACAGATCCTGGCGATGGATAA
- a CDS encoding recombinase family protein, whose amino-acid sequence MIIGYARVSTINQNLDRQINILTEYGCKKIIKEKFTGTIKDRKGLHQLFDVIRQGDSVVVESISRLGRKTLDILNIIQQLEEMGVQFISLKENMDTRTSTGKAMFQMMCVIAELERNLIAERVKEGLEASKRRGKTLGRPKLDKEKLAVALRMYDSKEYSIKEIVSATGISQGSLYRAVNRRRLEEIKK is encoded by the coding sequence ATGATAATTGGTTATGCTCGAGTATCTACTATTAACCAAAACTTAGATCGGCAAATTAATATTCTTACTGAATATGGGTGCAAAAAAATAATAAAAGAGAAGTTTACTGGTACGATTAAAGATCGAAAAGGACTTCACCAACTGTTTGATGTAATCAGACAAGGAGATTCAGTTGTAGTGGAAAGTATTTCACGTTTAGGACGTAAAACATTGGATATCCTCAACATTATTCAGCAATTGGAAGAGATGGGGGTGCAATTCATTTCTTTAAAAGAAAATATGGATACAAGAACCTCTACGGGGAAAGCCATGTTCCAAATGATGTGCGTCATTGCTGAATTAGAAAGAAACCTTATTGCTGAGAGAGTAAAGGAAGGACTCGAAGCAAGTAAAAGGCGTGGGAAAACATTAGGTAGACCCAAGTTGGATAAAGAAAAGCTTGCTGTTGCGCTACGGATGTATGATAGTAAAGAATATTCTATAAAGGAGATAGTCTCAGCAACTGGAATATCTCAAGGTTCCTTATACAGAGCAGTCAATAGAAGAAGACTTGAAGAAATAAAAAAATAG